From the Edaphobacter bradus genome, the window AAGGCTTGTCTTTGAATGTTTGCTTCTCTCCTATGGCAGCATGAAGCGAAGCTATCGCCAGATGAAGAAATCCACCCTGATTCCCGACAAGAAAACTCTTCGAATCGGGCGGCATGACGACCAAAGCAGGCTGATCGAAGGCCAAGGGTTCCTCCTCTAAAATCGCCAGGGCTTGCTGAATTCTTTCGCGATTATTCATAAATTTGAGCCGGTCACTCTTTTCACGACATTTTGGCAGACATTCTTCACATCATGCCTAGTCATGATGAAAATATGAAACCATATTGTTATGTCTGAAGAAGGCGAAACGACGGCACCGGTTCTCACGGCCGGTGCCGCGCTCCAGTCGAGGGACTTCCGGCTCTACCAATGCGCCCGCCTCATGGTCATCGTTGGTGCGGAGGCGCAGTCAGTCGCGGTCGCCTGGCAGGTCTACGAGATCACCCGCTCCGCGCTCGACCTCGGCCTCACCGGCCTCGCTCTCTTTCTCCCCGGACTCTTCTTCATGCTCGCCGCCGGCCACGCCGCCGACCGTTACGACCGGCGAAAGATCATCCTCTGCTGCTACGGCCTGCAGGCCGTCTGCACCGCAGTTCTGCTGTGGCTCTCCATGAGCGCGACCGCTCTTGCGAACGGCCGCATCTGGCCCATCTACGCCGTGCTCATCGGAATCGGCCTCGGCCGGGCCTTCAGCGGCCCGGCCGCCAGCGCGATGCTTCCCAGCCTCGTCCCCAAGGACCATTTCGTCAACGCCGTCACCTGGGGCGCGACCGTCTACCAGATCGCGAACATGTCCGGCCCCGCGGTAGGCGGCCTTCTCTTCACGCTGCCGCTTGCCGGTGCGCTCGCCGCGTGGAAGGGAGCACCCGTCGTCTACCTCTTCACCCTCGCCATGCTGCTGAGCTTCATCGTCCTGGTCGGCATGATTCGGACGCCCATGGAGCGCTCCAGCAAAAAGGCCTTCAACGTGAGCACGATGCTCGCCGGCCTTCGCTACGTCTGGCAGACGAAGCTGCTGCTCGGCTCCATCTCGCTCGATCTCTTCGCCGTGATGCTGGGCGGCGCGACGGCCCTGCTACCCATCTTCGCGATCGACATCCTCCACGCCGGCCCGCGCGGCCTGGGCCTCCTTCGCGCCATGCCCAGCGTCGGTGCGCTCGCCGTCTCGCTCACCATGCTCGTCTATCCCATCAAGCGCCGCGCAGGAGCCACCATGCTCACCTGCGTCGCCATCTTCGGCGCAGCCACCGTCGTCTTCGGCCTCTCGCGCAACATCTGGCTAAGCCTGATCGCGCTCATCCTCGTCGGCGCAAGCGACATGGTCAGCGTCGTCGTCCGCTCCAGCATCCTGCAGCTCGCCACGCCGCCCGAGATGCGCGGTCGCGTAAGCGCCGTAAACTGGCTCTTCGTCGGAGCCTCCAACGAGTTCGGCGAGTTCGAAAGCGGCGTCACTGCAAGCTGGTGGGGGGCCGTCCCTGCAGTCGTCATCGGAGGCATCGGCTCGCTCCTCGTAACCACCGGAGCAGCTGCGCTCTTCCCCCGCCTCCGCAACGCAGACGCACTAACCGCCGAGTCCCTCCGCGGAGCCGAGC encodes:
- a CDS encoding MFS transporter; translated protein: MSEEGETTAPVLTAGAALQSRDFRLYQCARLMVIVGAEAQSVAVAWQVYEITRSALDLGLTGLALFLPGLFFMLAAGHAADRYDRRKIILCCYGLQAVCTAVLLWLSMSATALANGRIWPIYAVLIGIGLGRAFSGPAASAMLPSLVPKDHFVNAVTWGATVYQIANMSGPAVGGLLFTLPLAGALAAWKGAPVVYLFTLAMLLSFIVLVGMIRTPMERSSKKAFNVSTMLAGLRYVWQTKLLLGSISLDLFAVMLGGATALLPIFAIDILHAGPRGLGLLRAMPSVGALAVSLTMLVYPIKRRAGATMLTCVAIFGAATVVFGLSRNIWLSLIALILVGASDMVSVVVRSSILQLATPPEMRGRVSAVNWLFVGASNEFGEFESGVTASWWGAVPAVVIGGIGSLLVTTGAAALFPRLRNADALTAESLRGAEQELAVAEPVD